The Alosa sapidissima isolate fAloSap1 chromosome 8, fAloSap1.pri, whole genome shotgun sequence genome contains a region encoding:
- the LOC121715628 gene encoding neurofilament light polypeptide-like, with protein sequence MASLGFDPFFPSSHRRRVVLRSSGGSGGYGGPSRSRSVFTSYSTPHYALTASSGRELDLGQAAQVSSELKAVRTAEKAQLQELNDRFAGFIERVHHLEQQNRALEAQLQALRQRHGEPTCLRSIYEQEVRALRAAVEQALEERQAAQERRRQLEEALRALQGRYEDEVLTRQESEGRLVEARKGAEEAALGRAEEEKRLDMLLDEMAFLKRLHEGEITELQAQLRYSSQVSVETEVAKPDLSVALRDIRGQYEHLAQQNMQSAEEWFRSKVSTMAETTARHSDDIRLCRDEAGEFRRLLKARDLEIQACQSLNHALEQQLQEAEDRQSAEVTNMQDVIAQLEDELRSMKNEMARYLKEYQDLLNVKMGLDIEIAAYRKLLEGEETRFNVGGVGGMSSVFSHTISSTPSFGRPVFSVQASLSCGAPYLLGTRLLSSSLFSDDLITSSQAQQAEASPVKEEEEEEEEKERDEEEEEKEEEEEGGDEGEGDEDVKEEEVGEGEEEAQEVKEGEGEGE encoded by the exons ATGGCTTCTTTGGGCTTCGACcccttcttcccctcctcccaccGCCGCAGGGTGGTGCTGCGCAGCAGCGGTGGCAGCGGTGGCTACGGGGGTCCGTCTCGCTCCCGCTCCGTCTTCACCTCCTACTCCACCCCCCACTACGCGCTGACCGCGTCGTCGGGCCGCGAGCTGGACCTGGGCCAGGCGGCGCAGGTGAGCTCGGAGCTGAAGGCCGTGCGCACGGCCGAGAAGGCGCAGCTGCAGGAGCTGAACGACCGCTTCGCCGGCTTCATCGAGCGCGTGCACCACCTGGAGCAGCAGAACCGCGCGCTGGAGGCCCAGCTGCAGGCGCTCCGACAGCGCCATGGTGAGCCCACCTGCCTGCGCTCCATCTACGAGCAGGAGGTGCGTGCGCTGCGCGCGGCCGTGGAGCAGGCGCTGGAGGAGCGTCAGGCCGCGCAGGAGCGTCGTCGGCAGCTGGAGGAGGCCCTGAGGGCGCTGCAGGGCCGCTACGAGGACGAGGTTCTGACGCGCCAGGAGTCCGAGGGCCGGCTGGTGGAGGCGCGTAAGGGGGCGGAGGAGGCGGCGCTGGGCCGAGCCGAGGAGGAGAAGCGTCTGGACATGCTGCTGGACGAGATGGCCTTCCTCAAGCGGCTGCACGAGGGCGAGATCACCGAGCTGCAGGCCCAGCTCCGCTACAGCTCCCAGGTCTCCGTGGAGACAGAGGTGGCCAAGCCGGACCTGTCGGTCGCGCTACGTGACATCAGGGGCCAGTACGAACACCTGGCGCAGCAGAACATGCAGTCCGCCGAGGAGTGGTTCCGCTCAAAGGTCAGCACTATGGCCGAGACCACGGCCCGCCACTCCGATGACATCCGTCTGTGCCGCGATGAGGCGGGAGAGTTCCGACGCCTGCTGAAAGCCCGCGACCTGGAGATTCAGGCGTGCCAGAGCCTCAACCACGCGCTAGAGCAGCAGCTTCAGGAGGCCGAGGACAGACAGAGCGCCGAGGTCACCAACATGCAG GACGTGATTGCCCAGCTGGAAGATGAGCTGAGGAGCATGAAGAACGAGATGGCACGCTACCTGAAGGAATATCAGGACCTGCTCAACGTCAAGATGGGTCTGGACATTGAGATCGCCGCCTACAG GAAGCtgctggagggggaggagacaCGCTTCAATGTGGGTGGAGTCGGGGGCATGTCCAGCGTCTTCTCACACACCATCTCATCCACACCCTCCTTTGGCCGGCCCGTATTCTCCGTGCAGGCCAGCCTGAGCTGTGGCGCCCCCTACCTGCTGGGAACGCGCCTCCTCAGCTCCTCTCTCTTCAGCGACGACCTGATAACCTCCAGCCAGGCTCAACAGGCCGAGGCCAGCccagtgaaggaggaggaggaggaggaagaggagaaggagagagatgaagaagaggaggagaaggaggaggaagaggagggaggagatgagGGAGAAGGCGATGAAGATGTAAAAGAGGAGGAAGTGGGAGAGGGTGAGGAAGAGGCACAGGAAGtgaaggagggagaaggagagggtgaGTGA